The following proteins are encoded in a genomic region of Mycobacterium kiyosense:
- a CDS encoding 4'-phosphopantetheinyl transferase, which yields MTAGMLVSALLPGTLIDDMAYAELYSDPPGLQPMPEEEPLIAKSVAKRRSEFITVRHCARIALGELGVEPVPILKGDKGEPRWPDGIVGSLTHCTGYRGAVVGRSEGVRSVGIDAEPHDVLPNGVLDAISLPAERSEIPRALPAGLHWDRILFCAKEATYKAWFPLTKRWLGFEDAHITFSADSESAGRFVSRILIDPAAVSGPPLTSLAGRWSVQRDLVLTAIVL from the coding sequence GTGACGGCCGGCATGCTGGTGTCGGCGCTGCTGCCCGGCACCCTGATCGACGACATGGCTTACGCCGAGCTGTATTCCGATCCGCCCGGGCTGCAACCGATGCCCGAAGAGGAGCCGTTGATCGCCAAGTCGGTGGCCAAGCGGCGCAGCGAATTCATCACCGTGCGGCACTGCGCCCGGATCGCGCTCGGTGAGCTGGGTGTCGAGCCGGTGCCAATCCTCAAGGGAGACAAGGGCGAACCCCGCTGGCCCGACGGGATCGTGGGCAGCCTCACGCACTGCACCGGTTACCGTGGTGCGGTCGTGGGACGCAGCGAAGGGGTCCGCTCGGTGGGGATCGACGCCGAGCCGCACGATGTGCTGCCCAACGGTGTGCTGGACGCGATCAGCCTGCCCGCCGAGCGCAGCGAGATTCCGCGGGCACTGCCGGCCGGCCTGCACTGGGATCGAATCCTGTTCTGCGCCAAGGAGGCAACCTACAAGGCGTGGTTTCCGCTGACCAAGCGGTGGCTGGGGTTCGAGGATGCGCACATCACCTTCTCGGCGGATTCGGAATCGGCGGGCCGTTTCGTGTCCCGCATCCTGATCGACCCGGCCGCCGTGTCGGGTCCGCCGCTGACGTCGTTGGCCGGGCGGTGGTCGGTGCAGCGCGACCTGGTGCTCACCGCGATCGTGCTGTGA